One window of the Methylocystis parvus OBBP genome contains the following:
- a CDS encoding TatD family hydrolase: MLIDTHCHLDFPDFAPEQAEIVARAKARGVGRMITISTHLSRFDRVKAVAEAYPDVFCTVGTHPHHSHEEAEPTVEQLVTLSQHPKCVGLGEAGLDYHYDRAPREVSQRVFRTHISAARETGLPLVIHTRDADDDCAAILREEMGKGAFPALLHCFTSSRELAETAIELGLYISFSGVVTFKNSADLRETAKAVPLEKMLVETDAPFLAPVPHRGKRNEPAYVVDTARLLAEIKGVSEAELARVTTGNALRLFSKMPPLEQAA; this comes from the coding sequence ATGCTCATCGACACCCATTGCCATCTCGACTTCCCGGATTTCGCGCCCGAACAGGCGGAGATCGTCGCCCGCGCCAAGGCGCGCGGCGTCGGCAGAATGATCACCATCTCCACCCATCTTTCGCGCTTCGACCGCGTGAAGGCGGTGGCGGAAGCCTATCCGGACGTGTTCTGCACCGTCGGCACCCACCCGCATCATTCGCATGAAGAAGCCGAGCCGACGGTCGAGCAACTCGTGACGCTGTCGCAGCACCCCAAATGCGTGGGACTCGGCGAGGCGGGGCTCGACTATCATTACGACCGCGCGCCGCGCGAGGTGTCGCAACGTGTCTTCCGCACGCATATCTCCGCCGCGCGCGAGACCGGTCTGCCGCTCGTCATCCATACGCGCGACGCCGACGATGATTGCGCCGCGATCCTGCGCGAGGAAATGGGGAAGGGCGCCTTCCCGGCCCTGCTCCATTGCTTCACCTCGAGCCGCGAGCTCGCCGAAACCGCGATCGAGCTCGGGCTCTACATTTCTTTCTCCGGCGTCGTGACCTTCAAGAACTCGGCGGATCTGCGCGAGACCGCCAAGGCCGTTCCGCTCGAGAAGATGCTGGTCGAGACCGACGCGCCTTTCCTTGCGCCCGTCCCGCATCGCGGCAAGCGCAACGAGCCGGCCTATGTCGTCGACACAGCGAGGCTGCTTGCGGAGATCAAGGGCGTCTCGGAGGCCGAGCTCGCCCGCGTCACGACCGGGAACGCGCTGCGGCTCTTCTCCAAGATGCCGCCTCTGGAGCAAGCGGCTTGA
- a CDS encoding MBL fold metallo-hydrolase has protein sequence MTLTVTILGCASSGGVPRVGQGWGRCNPENPKNRRRRCSILVAQGDHEAVATQALVDTGPDLREQLIAADVKRLDAVLYTHPHADHTHGIDDLRGLVIQNGRRIPAYMDEPTSREVTQKFGYIFVTPPGSYYPPLMTERRLHPGRPVTIDGPGGALEATPFRLDHGDMDALGFRFGNLAYTPDLNAIPPESSRFLEGLDLWIIDALRWQRHGTHLSVEQALAFIDLYRPKRAVLTDLHVDLDYDALAAVLPANVEPAYDGLQIELQDRRD, from the coding sequence TTGACGCTGACCGTCACGATACTGGGCTGCGCGTCGTCGGGCGGCGTGCCGCGGGTCGGGCAGGGCTGGGGCAGGTGCAATCCCGAAAACCCGAAGAACCGCCGCCGCCGCTGCTCGATCCTCGTGGCGCAAGGCGATCACGAGGCCGTGGCGACGCAGGCGCTGGTCGATACCGGGCCTGATCTGCGCGAGCAACTCATCGCCGCCGACGTGAAGCGGCTCGACGCCGTGCTCTACACGCATCCGCACGCCGACCACACCCACGGAATAGACGATCTGCGCGGCCTCGTGATCCAGAACGGCCGGCGCATCCCGGCCTATATGGACGAGCCGACCTCGCGCGAGGTCACGCAGAAATTCGGCTATATCTTCGTCACGCCCCCGGGCAGCTACTATCCGCCGCTGATGACCGAGCGCCGGCTGCACCCCGGACGGCCCGTGACGATCGACGGCCCCGGCGGTGCGCTCGAGGCGACGCCTTTCCGGCTCGACCATGGCGATATGGACGCGCTGGGCTTCCGCTTCGGCAATCTGGCCTATACGCCGGACCTCAACGCCATCCCGCCGGAGAGTTCGCGATTTCTGGAGGGCCTCGACCTCTGGATCATCGATGCGCTGCGCTGGCAGCGCCACGGCACGCATCTATCCGTCGAACAGGCGCTGGCCTTCATCGATCTCTATCGCCCCAAGCGCGCCGTTCTGACCGACCTGCATGTCGATCTCGATTACGACGCGCTCGCCGCGGTGCTGCCGGCCAATGTCGAGCCGGCCTATGACGGGCTGCAGATCGAACTGCAAGACCGGCGCGATTAG
- a CDS encoding putative bifunctional diguanylate cyclase/phosphodiesterase has protein sequence MDATTTYATRALYFGKSLLSSLQRLDRFGRTVKLVKGSRRARNWARAAERKGDLLRAAMDELPEGVVLLDPDGRYIHWNRSYAEIYARSADLFRIGVRMVDTLREGVARGDYPEAFGREAEWVEERMRRLANPGQRHEQQLANGRWIMIDERRLPNDCTIGLRIDITEMKAREDSFRLLFESNPIPMFVLDEKTHRIVAVNDATIAHYGYPGDALKGMSFEDIAASGQVSFDAPEKPDMHFRADGAKIDVLIYWRKFVYEGKAAVLVAAVDTTERNRAEARIAFMARHDPLTNLPNRAAFRECLECALSAGAELAVFLVDLDYFKQVNDTLGHSVGDRVLQAASLRLLEAAGHQDVVTRLGGDEFAILRRGCADQESIARYSDGLLQNLYRPFDIDGHTIVIGASVGVACAPRDSHCPEALLRQADLALYASKNAGRGVCSVFEPALDQAARDRAILDSELRCAVARREFVVHYQPIVDLRSGAVRTMEALVRWRHPTRGLVPPGEFIPFAEQSLLISQIGEFVLEQACADAAAWPRDVKVAVNVSPLQFRQSNMFATVARILERTGLAPGRLEIEITESLLMERAEATLATLQALRALGVSISLDDFGTGFSSLTYLRSFPFDKIKIDRAFTQAIGADPASHAIIDTIVALGSRLGMRVTAEGVENATQMRYLADIGCNEGQGYYFSHGRPADELDELLDAGKGRIAA, from the coding sequence ATGGACGCGACAACCACATACGCTACTCGAGCGCTCTACTTCGGCAAGTCGCTCCTTTCCTCCCTGCAGCGGCTCGACCGGTTCGGGCGGACGGTAAAGCTCGTGAAAGGATCGCGACGCGCGCGCAACTGGGCGCGGGCGGCGGAGCGCAAGGGCGACCTCCTGCGCGCGGCGATGGATGAACTTCCCGAAGGCGTCGTCCTGCTCGACCCCGACGGACGCTACATTCACTGGAACCGCAGTTACGCCGAGATCTATGCTCGCAGCGCCGATCTTTTCAGAATCGGCGTGCGAATGGTCGACACCTTGCGGGAAGGGGTGGCGCGCGGCGACTATCCGGAAGCGTTCGGACGTGAGGCGGAATGGGTGGAGGAGCGTATGCGCCGCCTCGCCAATCCCGGACAAAGGCACGAGCAGCAGCTCGCCAATGGCCGCTGGATCATGATCGACGAGCGGCGCCTGCCGAACGACTGCACGATCGGCCTGCGCATCGACATCACCGAAATGAAGGCGCGCGAGGACTCGTTTCGATTGCTGTTCGAGAGCAATCCCATTCCGATGTTCGTCCTCGACGAGAAAACCCATCGCATCGTCGCCGTCAACGACGCGACGATCGCTCATTACGGCTATCCGGGCGACGCGCTCAAAGGAATGAGTTTCGAAGACATCGCCGCCTCAGGCCAGGTCAGTTTCGACGCGCCGGAAAAACCCGACATGCATTTTCGGGCGGACGGGGCGAAGATCGACGTGCTGATCTATTGGCGCAAATTCGTTTACGAAGGAAAAGCCGCCGTGCTCGTCGCGGCCGTCGACACGACCGAGCGCAACCGGGCCGAGGCGCGCATCGCCTTCATGGCGCGGCACGATCCGCTGACTAATCTGCCGAACCGCGCCGCCTTCCGCGAATGCCTGGAATGCGCGCTGTCGGCCGGAGCGGAATTGGCCGTCTTCCTCGTCGATCTCGACTACTTCAAGCAGGTCAACGATACGCTGGGCCATTCCGTGGGCGACCGCGTCCTCCAGGCGGCGTCGCTGCGCCTGCTGGAAGCCGCCGGGCATCAGGATGTCGTCACACGGCTCGGCGGCGACGAATTTGCAATTCTGCGCCGCGGTTGCGCCGACCAGGAGTCGATCGCGCGATATTCCGACGGCTTGCTTCAGAACCTTTACCGGCCCTTCGACATAGACGGACATACGATCGTCATCGGCGCCAGCGTGGGCGTCGCCTGCGCCCCGCGCGACTCGCATTGTCCGGAAGCGTTGCTGCGGCAAGCCGATCTGGCGCTATACGCGTCCAAAAACGCGGGCAGGGGCGTTTGCTCCGTTTTCGAGCCGGCGCTGGATCAGGCCGCGAGAGACCGCGCGATTCTCGATAGCGAGCTTCGCTGCGCGGTCGCCCGGCGGGAGTTCGTCGTCCACTACCAGCCGATCGTTGATTTGCGCAGCGGCGCGGTGCGCACGATGGAGGCGCTCGTGCGCTGGCGTCATCCGACGCGGGGTCTCGTTCCGCCGGGCGAATTCATCCCCTTCGCCGAGCAATCGCTGCTCATTTCCCAGATTGGCGAATTTGTGCTCGAACAGGCCTGCGCGGACGCTGCGGCGTGGCCGCGCGACGTCAAGGTGGCGGTCAATGTCTCGCCCTTGCAGTTCCGTCAATCCAACATGTTCGCGACTGTGGCGCGAATCCTGGAGCGCACGGGACTTGCGCCGGGCAGGCTCGAAATCGAAATTACGGAGTCGCTGCTGATGGAGCGCGCCGAAGCGACGCTCGCGACGTTGCAAGCGCTGCGCGCGCTCGGCGTCTCCATCTCGCTGGACGACTTCGGGACTGGGTTTTCGTCGCTGACCTATCTGCGCAGCTTCCCGTTCGACAAGATCAAGATCGATCGCGCATTCACGCAGGCGATCGGCGCGGATCCGGCCTCTCACGCCATTATCGATACGATCGTGGCGCTCGGCTCGCGGCTCGGCATGCGCGTGACGGCGGAGGGCGTCGAGAACGCGACGCAAATGCGCTATCTCGCGGACATAGGCTGTAATGAAGGGCAGGGATATTATTTCTCCCATGGGCGGCCGGCGGACGAACTGGACGAACTGCTTGACGCCGGGAAGGGCCGGATCGCGGCATGA
- the mazG gene encoding nucleoside triphosphate pyrophosphohydrolase: MSGDTARLLEIMAALRTPGTGCPWDLEQDFRSIAPYTIEEAYEVVEAIEIGELGDLKDELGDLLLQVVFHARMAEEQGAFAFPDVVAAICDKLIRRHPHVFGDGGAKTPDGVTAQWSEIKAAEKAAKGVPAPASLLAGVPLALPALTRAVKLQQKASTVGFDWNDALHVMGKIREETDEVAAELAAGQIDAKALEEEIGDLLFVVSNLARHAKVDPEQALRGANAKFERRFRHIERRLKEMGSSPEAAPLDEMEALWSEAKRLEKNKED, from the coding sequence ATGTCAGGCGACACAGCGCGTCTCTTAGAAATCATGGCGGCCCTGCGCACGCCCGGCACGGGTTGCCCATGGGACCTTGAGCAGGATTTTCGCTCCATCGCGCCTTACACGATCGAAGAAGCCTATGAGGTCGTCGAGGCGATCGAAATCGGCGAGCTCGGCGATCTGAAGGACGAACTCGGCGACCTTCTGCTGCAGGTGGTCTTTCACGCGCGCATGGCCGAAGAGCAGGGCGCCTTCGCCTTCCCCGACGTCGTCGCCGCGATCTGCGACAAGCTCATCCGCCGACATCCGCATGTTTTCGGCGACGGCGGAGCCAAGACCCCCGACGGCGTGACGGCGCAGTGGAGTGAGATCAAGGCGGCCGAGAAAGCCGCCAAGGGAGTCCCTGCTCCCGCGAGCCTGCTCGCCGGAGTCCCGCTTGCCCTGCCCGCTTTGACCCGCGCGGTGAAGCTTCAGCAGAAGGCGTCGACAGTCGGTTTCGACTGGAACGACGCCCTTCATGTGATGGGCAAGATTCGAGAGGAAACGGATGAGGTCGCGGCCGAGCTGGCGGCCGGCCAGATCGACGCGAAGGCGCTGGAGGAAGAGATTGGCGACCTTCTTTTCGTCGTCTCCAATCTCGCGCGGCACGCCAAGGTCGATCCCGAACAGGCGTTGCGCGGCGCCAACGCCAAATTCGAGCGGCGCTTTCGCCATATTGAGCGCCGGTTGAAGGAGATGGGCTCATCGCCCGAGGCCGCCCCGCTCGACGAGATGGAGGCGCTGTGGTCGGAAGCGAAACGGCTGGAAAAGAACAAAGAGGACTGA
- a CDS encoding cold-shock protein, giving the protein MSKGRDFRGPRKRGFDDDGPFGYDAPRPGRAPRSPFGGGGFPDSAPPIMGNEPAVDAIVKWFKPDKGFGFVELANGTGDAFLHIGAVQAAGYESLPPGAKLQVVVTSSVKGQQVQRILDVDLAGAAERAPPPPRGDFGGGGGGGPRPRRQAPDPSTAVPVSGKVKWFDETKGFGFVQSNDGGKDVFVHISILGPSGVQRLLEGQPVTMQVVDTAKGREALSITLD; this is encoded by the coding sequence ATGAGCAAAGGTAGAGATTTCCGGGGACCCCGCAAGCGTGGGTTCGATGATGACGGCCCGTTCGGCTATGACGCCCCGCGGCCCGGTCGGGCCCCGAGGTCGCCGTTCGGCGGCGGCGGTTTCCCGGACTCGGCGCCCCCGATAATGGGCAACGAGCCCGCCGTCGACGCCATTGTGAAGTGGTTCAAGCCGGATAAAGGCTTCGGCTTCGTCGAGCTCGCCAACGGCACGGGCGACGCCTTCCTTCATATCGGAGCCGTGCAGGCGGCGGGATATGAGAGCTTGCCGCCGGGCGCGAAGCTGCAGGTCGTTGTGACCAGCTCCGTGAAGGGCCAGCAGGTTCAGCGCATTCTCGACGTGGATCTCGCCGGCGCCGCCGAACGCGCTCCTCCGCCCCCGCGCGGCGACTTTGGCGGCGGTGGCGGCGGCGGTCCCCGTCCGCGCCGTCAGGCCCCCGATCCCTCGACCGCCGTGCCGGTTTCCGGCAAGGTGAAGTGGTTCGACGAGACCAAGGGCTTCGGCTTCGTCCAGTCGAATGATGGCGGAAAGGACGTTTTCGTCCACATCTCGATCCTCGGCCCGTCGGGCGTGCAGCGCCTTCTCGAAGGTCAGCCGGTGACCATGCAGGTCGTGGACACCGCCAAGGGCCGCGAGGCGCTGTCCATCACGCTGGATTAA